A region of Halococcus sediminicola DNA encodes the following proteins:
- a CDS encoding ISH3 family transposase gives MQPDQAANELTEEQVLNFLVNALDEEIDIELGENADIDSEDIWDVLVGATADEDSVSHLCEISEESPHGNTILHHLRTKFELGELERVGKTLIQQDILELLPDRPVEVGDDLHLRPYYGEEYDSEEELYKSLAKAGTTSFHGYATLYARVRNKRYALAVRRLTDGDTASSILAELLGVLEGLDLKVEAVYLDREFYDTYCLTLLAAHNYAFVMPIVKWGEAIQTELSQGWSRVIDHDLRGKIDGHTWTVDFPVYIDCTYQRGKYDEEGVARHGYAVDAPFIETPHQARKYYSRRFGIESTYRLSERSIASTTTQNPAVRFLYVLISFLLQNAWRYLHWEYVASPRRGARRLWPWRFDEFLGMIRRAAETALTVRRAVPANKPPDDRFRR, from the coding sequence ATGCAGCCGGACCAAGCAGCCAATGAACTCACCGAAGAGCAGGTGCTTAACTTTCTCGTCAATGCCCTCGACGAGGAGATCGATATCGAACTCGGCGAGAACGCCGATATCGACTCTGAAGACATCTGGGACGTCCTCGTCGGCGCAACAGCCGACGAGGACTCGGTCAGCCACCTCTGCGAGATTTCAGAGGAATCACCCCACGGCAACACGATTCTTCACCACCTCCGGACGAAGTTCGAGCTCGGAGAGCTCGAACGAGTCGGCAAGACGCTCATCCAACAGGATATCCTCGAACTGCTTCCAGATCGGCCGGTGGAGGTCGGCGACGACCTCCACCTCCGTCCGTACTACGGCGAGGAGTACGACTCCGAGGAGGAACTCTACAAATCACTCGCTAAAGCCGGAACAACGTCGTTCCACGGCTATGCCACACTCTACGCGCGGGTGCGCAACAAACGCTACGCGCTGGCGGTGCGCCGTCTGACCGACGGCGACACCGCCAGCTCGATCCTCGCGGAACTGCTCGGCGTACTCGAAGGCCTTGACCTCAAGGTCGAGGCCGTCTACCTCGATCGGGAATTCTACGATACGTACTGTTTGACGCTGCTCGCTGCCCATAACTACGCTTTCGTCATGCCGATCGTGAAGTGGGGTGAAGCGATCCAGACCGAACTGAGCCAGGGCTGGAGCCGCGTGATCGACCACGATCTCCGAGGGAAAATCGACGGTCACACGTGGACCGTCGATTTCCCGGTCTACATCGACTGCACCTACCAGCGAGGAAAGTACGACGAGGAAGGTGTGGCGCGTCACGGCTACGCCGTCGACGCGCCGTTCATCGAGACGCCACACCAGGCTCGGAAGTACTACAGCCGACGCTTCGGGATCGAATCGACCTACCGTCTTTCTGAACGAAGCATCGCGTCGACAACGACACAGAATCCGGCGGTGCGGTTCCTATACGTGCTGATCAGCTTCCTTCTCCAGAATGCGTGGCGGTATCTCCACTGGGAGTACGTGGCGTCGCCGCGCCGAGGCGCGCGACGCCTCTGGCCGTGGCGATTCGACGAGTTCCTTGGGATGATACGGCGAGCAGCGGAGACGGCGCTCACCGTGCGTCGCGCCGTCCCCGCAAATAAGCCACCAGACGACCGCTTCAGACGCTAA
- a CDS encoding formate/nitrite transporter family protein gives MNQPYSDSSAAGHRPDGLIRERDHVRGPDDARLTLVLYGDFGSSECGEIYTVIEEVREQLGSQLQYVYRHFPLTELHPNAKHAAEAAEAAATQERFWEMYDRLYEHQGAIGETDLTEHAKALELDTEQFAADLDDHRHEERVREDFQEGLDRGVNRAPALFINGERYEGQHTVEALHRALTESDQLSDTPAKMTNSGDRTPSQDDLRETLDQSERGAPAAGSAVRDRFSADEIFQRIVATAHDEFSQNNRLLFLSGLAAGFAMSLSFVGTASLTALISGDGGSASAAGYLLYPLGFVFVVLGSYQLFTENTITPVTLVMTRVASVPALLRVWGIVFTANVLGVALSAYVLANTGVFSPSAASVAGEIGRHFFELSWWDIFWKAVFAGVLIAGMVWLIHAARDTAARVLVIFILTYAVGAAELSHSIVGSAETLYVVFSGEESLWAFFTHYLAPATLGNTVGGVLLVALLNYSQTRNRRLQNRDQRGLTLDWSDWLFGNHIGQPITPSFPDSEDDPSKPD, from the coding sequence ATGAACCAACCATACTCAGATTCATCCGCTGCGGGACACCGCCCTGACGGATTGATTCGCGAGCGTGACCACGTCCGCGGCCCAGATGACGCTCGCCTCACACTCGTCCTATACGGCGACTTCGGCTCTTCTGAGTGTGGCGAGATCTATACCGTGATTGAAGAAGTACGCGAACAGTTGGGGTCGCAGCTCCAGTATGTGTATCGGCATTTCCCGCTAACCGAACTGCATCCGAACGCGAAGCACGCTGCCGAGGCGGCCGAGGCTGCTGCCACACAGGAGAGGTTCTGGGAAATGTATGACCGCCTCTACGAGCACCAGGGAGCAATTGGCGAGACAGATCTGACCGAACACGCAAAAGCGCTTGAGCTTGATACTGAACAGTTCGCAGCAGACCTTGACGATCATCGGCACGAAGAACGTGTCAGAGAGGACTTCCAAGAAGGGCTCGATAGAGGAGTGAATCGCGCACCAGCGTTATTCATCAATGGCGAACGGTACGAGGGGCAACACACGGTTGAGGCACTCCACCGAGCACTCACGGAGTCGGATCAACTCTCCGATACACCCGCGAAAATGACTAATAGCGGCGATCGCACTCCTTCCCAAGACGACCTTCGCGAGACGTTGGATCAATCTGAGCGAGGTGCGCCGGCGGCGGGATCGGCGGTTCGCGATCGGTTCTCGGCGGACGAGATCTTCCAACGGATCGTGGCGACCGCTCACGATGAATTCAGCCAGAACAACCGTCTTTTATTTTTGAGTGGGCTCGCGGCCGGGTTCGCGATGAGCCTCTCGTTTGTTGGCACGGCCTCGCTGACCGCATTGATCTCCGGCGATGGGGGATCCGCCTCGGCGGCGGGGTACCTCCTGTACCCGCTCGGGTTCGTCTTCGTAGTGTTAGGAAGCTACCAGTTGTTCACCGAGAACACGATTACGCCGGTGACACTTGTAATGACCCGAGTTGCATCTGTTCCAGCACTCCTCCGTGTGTGGGGTATCGTATTCACCGCGAATGTCCTCGGGGTGGCGTTGAGTGCGTACGTGTTGGCCAACACGGGCGTCTTTTCGCCGTCGGCAGCGAGCGTCGCTGGAGAGATTGGACGTCACTTCTTCGAGCTGTCGTGGTGGGATATCTTCTGGAAAGCCGTATTTGCGGGCGTGCTCATTGCCGGAATGGTATGGTTGATCCACGCTGCACGGGATACGGCTGCTCGGGTACTGGTGATCTTTATACTCACCTACGCTGTGGGGGCCGCGGAGCTGTCTCACTCCATTGTTGGATCAGCGGAGACGTTGTACGTGGTGTTTAGCGGTGAGGAGTCGTTGTGGGCATTTTTCACTCACTACCTTGCACCCGCGACGCTCGGCAATACCGTCGGTGGCGTCCTACTGGTCGCGCTATTGAACTACAGCCAGACGCGCAACCGGCGACTCCAAAACCGCGACCAGCGCGGACTTACACTTGACTGGTCAGATTGGTTATTCGGCAACCACATTGGTCAGCCAATCACGCCCTCGTTCCCGGATTCCGAGGATGACCCCAGTAAGCCCGATTAA
- a CDS encoding catalase, whose product MSNNGSDTTDGEGIGEETTKHKENAEDAGEIAENEDLHGTTDEARDHLDEGSKQEQIDEVREDHAGEHLTTDQGVRVNHTDDSLKAGERGPTLMEDFHFREKMTQFDHESIPERVVHARGTGAHGYYQPYEDPDLGEYDDVSELTKAEFLTDPDQKTPVFTRFSTVVGSRGSSDTVRDVRGFATKFYTKEGNYDLVGNNMPIFFIHDAIKFPDLVHAVKPEPDDETPQAATAHDTFWDFASLTPEITHMLMWVLSDRALPRAYRMMQGFGVHTFRFVNDEGKSRFVKFHWLPKYGTHSLLWDETAKLWGKASDYNRNALGNAIKSGNYPEWELGVQIVEEEDADQFDFDLLDPTKIIPEEDVPVRRIGKMVLNETVDNFFAETEQVAFHPGNVVPGIDFTNDPLLQGRMFSYQDTQLNRFGGANWDELPINRPLAKRHNNQRAGFMRQTVNKGKTSYSPNSLESDYPREATEEEGAYTHHAEKVEGKKVRERSESFRNHFSQAKLFWNSMSDVEKEHIIDATHFELGSVESKEVRERIVYEIFNNVDHEFAVRAAEGIGVEPPDEPGPHHQDHDKTSPALSQENTVKDTIESRQIAVLVEDGFDDEHVEEITSGLETQDAQVTVVSKVLGEKTGENGEKVMADESHVTTDSIEYDAVFVPGGSESVDTLKEQGNAKHFVMEAFKHKKPIAALGDSIEMFDEVGLSDVDVSDDEDIVSEDGIVTSHDSNDLDAFVDTFSDAIAEHRHWDRDEKEIPA is encoded by the coding sequence ATGTCAAACAACGGGAGCGACACCACTGATGGCGAGGGAATCGGCGAAGAAACCACTAAACATAAAGAAAATGCCGAGGACGCCGGAGAGATAGCAGAGAACGAGGATCTACATGGAACCACCGATGAGGCCCGTGATCATCTCGACGAGGGAAGTAAACAGGAACAGATCGACGAAGTACGCGAGGACCACGCTGGCGAACACCTGACGACCGACCAAGGGGTGCGCGTCAACCATACGGACGACTCGCTCAAAGCCGGCGAGCGTGGGCCGACCCTGATGGAGGACTTCCATTTCAGGGAGAAGATGACCCAGTTCGACCACGAGTCTATCCCCGAACGCGTAGTCCACGCTCGCGGAACGGGTGCGCATGGCTATTACCAACCCTACGAGGACCCGGATCTCGGGGAATATGACGACGTCTCGGAGCTCACGAAAGCGGAGTTCCTCACCGATCCTGATCAGAAAACGCCCGTCTTCACCCGGTTTTCGACGGTTGTGGGATCGAGAGGATCGAGTGACACTGTACGAGACGTTCGTGGCTTTGCTACCAAATTCTACACGAAAGAGGGGAACTACGACCTCGTGGGGAACAATATGCCGATCTTCTTCATCCACGACGCGATCAAGTTCCCCGATCTGGTCCACGCGGTCAAGCCTGAACCTGACGACGAGACACCACAGGCGGCGACGGCCCATGACACGTTCTGGGATTTCGCCTCACTCACGCCTGAAATCACCCATATGCTGATGTGGGTGCTCTCGGATCGCGCCCTGCCTCGCGCCTATCGTATGATGCAAGGCTTCGGCGTCCACACGTTCCGCTTTGTCAACGACGAGGGCAAGTCGCGGTTCGTGAAGTTCCACTGGCTTCCCAAATACGGTACCCATTCGTTACTATGGGATGAGACGGCGAAACTGTGGGGGAAAGCGTCCGATTACAACCGCAACGCCCTCGGAAATGCAATCAAGAGCGGAAACTATCCCGAGTGGGAACTCGGGGTGCAGATCGTCGAGGAAGAGGATGCCGACCAGTTCGACTTCGATCTGCTCGACCCGACAAAGATCATCCCCGAAGAGGACGTACCCGTCCGGCGCATCGGGAAGATGGTTCTCAACGAAACCGTCGACAACTTCTTCGCCGAAACCGAACAGGTGGCGTTCCACCCCGGCAACGTCGTCCCAGGTATCGACTTCACGAACGACCCCCTGCTACAGGGCCGGATGTTCTCCTACCAGGATACACAGTTGAACCGCTTTGGCGGCGCAAACTGGGACGAGCTCCCAATCAATCGGCCTCTCGCAAAACGCCACAATAACCAACGCGCCGGATTCATGCGCCAAACGGTGAACAAAGGAAAGACCTCGTACTCCCCAAACTCGCTGGAGAGTGATTATCCGAGAGAAGCCACTGAAGAAGAGGGAGCCTACACACATCACGCTGAAAAGGTTGAGGGGAAGAAAGTCCGCGAGCGAAGCGAGAGCTTCCGGAACCACTTCAGTCAGGCAAAGCTGTTCTGGAACAGCATGTCAGACGTGGAGAAAGAGCACATCATCGACGCAACCCACTTCGAGTTGGGCAGCGTTGAGAGTAAAGAAGTCCGCGAACGCATTGTGTACGAGATCTTCAACAATGTTGATCACGAGTTTGCCGTGCGAGCGGCCGAAGGGATAGGGGTCGAACCGCCCGACGAACCCGGGCCACACCACCAAGACCACGACAAGACCTCACCCGCGCTGAGCCAAGAGAACACTGTCAAAGACACTATCGAATCGCGCCAGATTGCCGTCCTTGTCGAGGATGGTTTCGACGACGAACACGTCGAAGAGATAACGTCGGGACTCGAAACGCAGGACGCACAGGTCACGGTCGTCTCGAAGGTACTCGGCGAGAAAACAGGTGAAAATGGCGAGAAAGTAATGGCCGACGAGAGTCACGTCACGACCGATTCCATCGAGTACGATGCGGTCTTCGTTCCAGGCGGCAGCGAGAGCGTCGATACCCTGAAAGAGCAGGGCAATGCCAAACACTTCGTGATGGAAGCGTTCAAGCACAAGAAACCAATCGCTGCGCTTGGTGATAGTATTGAGATGTTCGACGAAGTGGGCCTGTCGGACGTCGATGTTTCGGATGATGAAGATATCGTTTCGGAGGACGGTATTGTGACGAGCCACGATAGCAACGATCTGGACGCGTTCGTAGACACCTTCAGCGATGCCATCGCGGAACACCGCCACTGGGATCGTGACGAGAAGGAGATTCCTGCGTAG
- a CDS encoding alpha-ketoacid dehydrogenase subunit beta: protein MSEVYPSPASERDTSDETENIDLVTAVNHTLHQEMARDDGVRIMGYDIGPIGGVYRATEGLLDEYGDERVIDTPLSENGIIGTAVGMAMAGERVVPEIQFMGFSYPAFGQIMYALVKMYDRTGGDIEVPLTVRMAYGGGVKALEYHQESTETYYLHTPGVRVVCPSTPYQAKGLLAASIRHDDPVIFMEPKKIYRGGEQSVPTDDYTLPLDEARLVREGEDVTVLTWGAMVRHAVAASEAVDASVEVVDIRSLSPLDVETILESVKKTGRCVVVHEARRSLGLGAELSALVNEYALDRLKAPVKRATGYDVHFPSHDIEDDYLPDEERAQHAIEAVMSYEF from the coding sequence ATGAGTGAAGTCTATCCGAGCCCAGCGTCCGAGCGCGACACGAGCGACGAGACTGAGAACATCGATCTCGTGACTGCCGTCAACCACACCCTCCATCAGGAGATGGCACGAGACGATGGGGTCAGAATCATGGGCTACGATATTGGTCCTATCGGTGGCGTCTATCGCGCGACTGAGGGATTGCTGGACGAATACGGCGACGAGCGCGTCATCGACACACCCCTGTCCGAGAACGGCATCATCGGGACCGCCGTGGGTATGGCGATGGCCGGCGAGCGCGTGGTCCCCGAAATCCAGTTCATGGGCTTTTCGTACCCCGCGTTCGGCCAGATCATGTACGCGCTCGTGAAGATGTACGACCGCACGGGCGGCGATATCGAGGTTCCTCTTACCGTTCGGATGGCCTACGGTGGTGGCGTGAAGGCGCTCGAATACCATCAGGAATCGACTGAGACGTACTATCTCCACACGCCCGGCGTGCGGGTGGTCTGTCCAAGCACACCCTATCAGGCAAAGGGGCTGCTCGCGGCGAGCATCCGCCATGACGACCCCGTGATCTTCATGGAGCCGAAGAAAATCTATCGCGGCGGCGAACAATCGGTGCCAACCGATGACTACACCCTGCCGCTGGACGAGGCGCGGCTGGTCCGCGAGGGAGAGGATGTGACGGTGCTGACATGGGGGGCGATGGTGCGTCATGCGGTCGCGGCGAGCGAAGCGGTGGATGCGAGCGTCGAGGTGGTGGACATCCGCTCGCTCTCGCCGCTGGACGTCGAGACGATACTGGAGTCCGTGAAGAAAACAGGGAGATGCGTCGTGGTTCATGAGGCACGGCGAAGCCTCGGGTTGGGTGCGGAGCTGTCAGCGCTGGTCAACGAGTACGCTCTCGATCGGCTGAAAGCACCCGTCAAGCGCGCGACGGGCTACGACGTGCACTTCCCGAGCCACGACATTGAGGACGATTATCTGCCAGACGAGGAGCGCGCCCAACATGCTATCGAGGCGGTGATGAGCTATGAATTCTGA
- a CDS encoding universal stress protein, translating into MDQHILVPIDGSEQASNALKYTLTHHSGEEIIIFHVINPTDMTPYVGMDGGRVANYKEVHSQRQEQAEQLLAEAKEQADENDVPVSTEFQTGDTNRAIVEFAEKHEIDHIIIGSHGRSGVSRILLGSVAEKVARRSPVPVTIVR; encoded by the coding sequence ATGGATCAACATATTCTTGTCCCGATTGATGGCTCTGAGCAAGCAAGTAATGCCTTGAAATATACGTTAACTCACCATTCGGGGGAAGAAATCATAATTTTTCACGTCATCAATCCAACAGATATGACACCCTACGTGGGAATGGATGGAGGTAGAGTAGCCAATTATAAGGAGGTTCACTCACAGAGACAGGAGCAAGCTGAACAACTGTTGGCTGAGGCGAAAGAGCAAGCCGACGAGAACGATGTTCCCGTCTCTACCGAATTCCAAACTGGAGATACAAACCGCGCTATCGTTGAATTCGCTGAGAAACACGAGATTGACCATATCATCATTGGAAGTCACGGTCGCTCCGGTGTGAGCCGTATCCTTCTTGGAAGTGTTGCAGAAAAAGTTGCTCGTCGCTCACCAGTTCCAGTCACCATTGTGCGATAA
- a CDS encoding thiamine pyrophosphate-dependent dehydrogenase E1 component subunit alpha, with protein MVEWTEHEPPEGKYQRLDADGQLDGDSPAFDDELLAMYRTMVATRTLEDKMLNMQRSGEASLVARSRGEEATPLGCAAALEPDDWIFYTYRQNPALLYWEYPMAEIVAGDMGAEPETVAEHLDTDEPEVNFSPDYTPVGVNTTNAVGMAMADKLNDHETVTMAFIGDGSTSEGSFHDAMNFAGVFEPPVVIICQNNQWAISEPSHRQTGAETFAKKGEAYGVPHERVDGNDIFAVREKAEEAVERARNGEGPTFIECVTYRMEEHNTSDNPDVYRDPNEQRDEWEEKDPLDRYETYLREEGVLNNDLAEEIEGEVNEQVSAAVDAARDVPDSGPERIFDHQIHGEPWNHAHQRAELEREQNGQNPFTDFDGEGFDE; from the coding sequence ATGGTAGAATGGACCGAACACGAGCCACCGGAAGGGAAGTATCAACGCCTCGATGCGGACGGACAGCTCGACGGCGATTCTCCAGCGTTCGACGACGAACTGCTGGCGATGTACCGAACGATGGTCGCCACCCGGACGCTGGAGGACAAGATGTTGAACATGCAGCGCAGCGGCGAGGCGAGCCTCGTCGCGCGCTCGCGCGGCGAGGAAGCGACGCCATTAGGGTGTGCTGCCGCGCTCGAACCCGACGACTGGATCTTCTACACCTACCGGCAGAACCCGGCCCTGCTCTACTGGGAGTACCCGATGGCCGAGATCGTCGCCGGCGACATGGGTGCCGAACCCGAGACAGTCGCCGAACATCTCGACACCGACGAGCCGGAGGTCAATTTCTCGCCGGATTACACTCCAGTGGGAGTCAATACGACCAACGCGGTCGGGATGGCGATGGCTGATAAACTCAACGACCACGAGACGGTGACGATGGCATTCATCGGCGATGGCTCCACCAGCGAGGGCTCGTTCCACGACGCGATGAACTTCGCAGGGGTGTTCGAACCCCCAGTAGTGATAATCTGTCAGAACAACCAGTGGGCCATCTCCGAGCCTTCACACCGGCAAACAGGAGCCGAAACGTTCGCCAAGAAGGGCGAGGCCTACGGGGTTCCCCACGAGCGCGTCGATGGCAACGACATCTTCGCCGTGCGCGAGAAAGCCGAAGAGGCCGTCGAGCGCGCCCGCAACGGCGAGGGACCGACGTTCATCGAGTGTGTCACCTACCGGATGGAGGAGCACAACACCTCGGACAACCCCGATGTCTATCGTGACCCCAACGAGCAGCGTGACGAATGGGAAGAGAAGGACCCCCTCGACCGCTACGAGACCTACCTCCGGGAAGAGGGTGTGCTCAACAACGATCTCGCCGAGGAGATCGAGGGCGAGGTCAACGAACAGGTTTCGGCAGCCGTCGATGCGGCCCGCGACGTACCCGATTCCGGGCCCGAACGGATATTCGACCACCAAATTCACGGCGAGCCGTGGAATCACGCCCACCAGCGTGCGGAGTTAGAACGCGAGCAGAACGGCCAGAATCCCTTTACCGACTTCGACGGGGAGGGGTTCGATGAGTGA
- a CDS encoding OsmC family protein: protein MSQSESTMNIDVEARRESPTKTIVAVRDFELTVDEPEGMGGSNEGPNPLEYLLAAQAGCLNVTGQQIASEMDIEINDIELAIEGEFNEAAFAGEEDGRTGLQDIKVTMEVDADADADTIETWAERVETRCPVSDNIKNETSVALSVEPV, encoded by the coding sequence ATGAGCCAATCCGAGAGCACCATGAACATTGACGTCGAAGCGCGCCGAGAGAGTCCAACGAAAACGATTGTTGCGGTTCGTGATTTCGAACTGACAGTCGACGAACCCGAAGGGATGGGTGGTTCGAACGAAGGCCCCAATCCTCTCGAATATCTGCTGGCGGCACAAGCGGGATGTCTCAATGTGACCGGCCAGCAAATCGCCAGCGAGATGGATATCGAGATTAACGACATTGAGCTCGCTATCGAAGGCGAGTTCAACGAGGCGGCATTCGCGGGTGAGGAAGACGGTCGTACTGGGTTGCAGGATATTAAGGTGACGATGGAAGTCGATGCGGATGCAGATGCGGATACCATTGAGACGTGGGCCGAGCGCGTCGAAACGCGCTGTCCAGTCTCCGACAACATCAAAAACGAAACATCGGTCGCACTCTCTGTCGAACCTGTCTAA
- a CDS encoding DUF7553 family protein codes for MVIDVDAAREELQRASDAADGEVQRHINSIDEGLMELAEGDKITEAEADPDRVAELEEKLAGLSAETDVQAIVSHIENALDHLDAAADGFGTS; via the coding sequence ATGGTAATCGACGTAGATGCAGCGCGCGAGGAACTCCAGCGTGCTAGCGATGCGGCGGACGGCGAAGTACAGCGCCATATCAACTCCATCGACGAAGGACTGATGGAACTCGCCGAGGGTGACAAGATAACCGAGGCAGAGGCGGACCCTGACCGTGTGGCCGAACTCGAAGAGAAACTCGCTGGTCTCAGCGCGGAAACCGACGTTCAAGCAATCGTCTCTCACATTGAGAACGCGCTTGACCATCTCGATGCTGCTGCGGACGGGTTTGGGACATCATAG
- a CDS encoding MBL fold metallo-hydrolase: protein MLENPEKYGPYGAGYIDKFAADEIEMSEDQKAINQITDLGYDPADPIQQNLYIEGDFGVFHSPEYSVTAISGNYDVFGDGTIECIPTPGHSPGHQAVKVELEDTGTVILAADLAFIQEAYEKELQPAFAWDTEHAIRSNRKIRNLERKENAEVYLAHDRKHFEELPNPPESLV from the coding sequence ATGCTCGAAAACCCTGAGAAGTACGGTCCATATGGGGCGGGTTATATCGACAAGTTCGCCGCCGACGAAATCGAGATGAGCGAGGACCAAAAGGCAATCAATCAGATTACCGATCTTGGCTACGACCCTGCTGACCCTATCCAACAGAATCTCTACATCGAAGGAGATTTCGGCGTGTTCCACTCCCCGGAATACAGCGTGACTGCGATCAGCGGAAACTACGACGTCTTCGGTGACGGCACAATCGAGTGCATCCCGACGCCGGGTCACTCTCCAGGCCATCAAGCAGTGAAAGTCGAATTAGAGGATACAGGCACAGTCATCCTCGCGGCCGATCTCGCGTTTATCCAAGAAGCCTACGAGAAAGAACTCCAACCGGCGTTCGCATGGGATACCGAACACGCGATCCGTTCAAACCGAAAAATCCGGAATTTGGAACGAAAAGAGAATGCCGAGGTCTACCTCGCCCACGATCGCAAGCATTTCGAAGAACTCCCAAACCCGCCTGAAAGTCTCGTCTAA
- a CDS encoding DUF7260 family protein: MTTRFVPTHVRSAIDIVVTDRDRTVSERRAFTSFIDRLSDFSVESIDSNTRLDCSTPVQTVREQTRSLHSESDQLARVRELYRKTVMGVEHYPEEYGDSFDESIAEEFGSETAAAALNSDQLTPQLRDRLIEVSNQARESRHALLQGLENEYNALQSADEALTELGADLDDVLSTHSFQTWPDEELATVRKDLHARERECDRLAADRQTTLHKQRVPSTHHIDLEFTEYLYRSLPVTYPVLTDIASLTETLRTARQNIDHALASETNASTHSSAI; encoded by the coding sequence ATGACTACACGTTTCGTTCCGACCCATGTCCGGTCTGCAATAGACATCGTCGTGACTGATCGGGATCGTACGGTGAGCGAACGTAGAGCGTTTACGAGCTTTATCGACCGACTCTCGGATTTCTCGGTGGAGAGCATCGATTCGAATACGAGATTAGATTGCTCCACACCTGTCCAGACAGTACGTGAGCAGACCCGATCATTGCACTCGGAATCAGATCAACTCGCACGTGTGCGCGAGCTGTATCGGAAGACGGTCATGGGAGTCGAGCATTACCCTGAAGAGTACGGTGATTCGTTCGATGAGAGCATTGCCGAAGAGTTTGGATCCGAAACCGCTGCTGCAGCACTCAACAGTGACCAACTCACGCCACAACTCCGCGACCGACTCATCGAAGTCAGTAACCAAGCGCGCGAGAGTCGCCACGCATTACTCCAGGGTCTCGAGAACGAGTATAACGCCCTCCAGAGTGCCGATGAAGCTCTCACCGAGTTAGGTGCTGATCTCGATGACGTACTTTCCACACACTCGTTCCAGACGTGGCCAGACGAAGAGCTTGCTACTGTCCGAAAAGATCTCCACGCACGAGAACGCGAATGCGACCGATTGGCTGCTGACCGTCAGACCACCCTCCACAAACAGCGCGTCCCCAGTACTCATCACATCGACCTCGAATTCACGGAATATCTATATCGATCGCTGCCGGTGACCTATCCCGTATTGACGGATATCGCCAGCCTCACCGAAACACTCCGTACCGCACGTCAGAACATTGATCACGCACTCGCTTCAGAAACGAATGCTTCCACTCACTCTTCAGCTATCTGA
- a CDS encoding DUF7475 family protein, with protein MATRADSRFSRPSMRTLDYVAIALVVITGVIHLYEGVEDWGEPIAIWFLLAGVGFFGAIVLFWLGVSRTLLYLGGVVFTGIQVVAYIVLNWPDIFSVIGTFDKIVQLVLIGTLVVLYQQYRERS; from the coding sequence ATGGCGACAAGAGCGGACTCACGATTCAGTAGGCCTTCAATGAGAACCCTCGACTACGTTGCCATCGCACTGGTCGTTATTACGGGAGTTATCCACCTCTATGAGGGCGTTGAGGATTGGGGAGAACCAATAGCGATCTGGTTTCTTCTGGCTGGAGTCGGATTTTTCGGTGCAATTGTCCTTTTCTGGCTTGGCGTCAGCCGGACGCTGTTGTATTTGGGCGGTGTCGTTTTTACTGGAATTCAGGTTGTTGCATACATTGTCCTCAATTGGCCAGACATCTTCTCTGTTATTGGTACTTTTGACAAAATCGTGCAACTAGTCCTCATCGGTACACTCGTTGTCTTGTACCAGCAATATCGTGAAAGGAGTTGA
- a CDS encoding GYD domain-containing protein, with amino-acid sequence MPTYIAQINVNEDEFQNSQELVAIWGTIREDIERLGGEILQTYAVLGGYDFHLAFEVESGEVAFQVSQTIERHGLDTETMRTLPVERIGELVDDI; translated from the coding sequence ATGCCGACCTATATCGCCCAAATCAACGTGAATGAAGACGAATTTCAGAATTCCCAAGAACTGGTAGCGATTTGGGGCACGATTCGAGAAGACATCGAGCGTCTCGGTGGCGAAATCTTGCAAACATATGCGGTTCTCGGCGGCTATGATTTCCACCTCGCCTTTGAGGTTGAGAGTGGCGAGGTTGCCTTTCAAGTTTCACAGACTATCGAACGGCATGGTCTCGATACGGAAACGATGCGAACACTCCCAGTCGAACGCATCGGCGAACTCGTTGACGATATCTAA